Within the Marixanthomonas sp. SCSIO 43207 genome, the region CTTCTTCAGGATTACCAAAACGGTTTAGCGGGATTAACTTTTTAAGTTCTTTTTCATCAAGTGTGTGAGTCATATCACTTTTTATAAATCCGGGGGCTACGGCATTTACTGTTATATTACGTTTACCTACTTCTTGTGCAAGAGATTTGGTAGCAGCTACAACAGCTCCTTTTGCTGCAGCATAATGTACTTGCCCCGCATTACCTTTCATTGCGGCTAGTGACACCATATTTACTATTCTACCGTAACGGTTCATCAGCATGGATTGAATCAAGTGATTGGTTACATTATAAAAACCATTCAAATTAGTATCAATCACATGGTTCCAATCTTCGTGTTTCATCCACATAAATAAACCATCTTTTGTAATACCAGCATTATTAACGAGTACTTCAATAATAGCGTTGGGATTTTCTTCTTTAAATTTTTGCAAAGCAGTTATTGTTTCTTCTCTTTCTGAAACATCAAACGGTAAAAGTGTTGCTT harbors:
- the fabG gene encoding 3-oxoacyl-ACP reductase FabG, which gives rise to MKCALVTGGSRGIGKAICIQLAIDSEYHILINYRSNKEAALHTLNEVEQAGGKATLLPFDVSEREETITALQKFKEENPNAIIEVLVNNAGITKDGLFMWMKHEDWNHVIDTNLNGFYNVTNHLIQSMLMNRYGRIVNMVSLAAMKGNAGQVHYAAAKGAVVAATKSLAQEVGKRNITVNAVAPGFIKSDMTHTLDEKELKKLIPLNRFGNPEEVAHVVSFLASEKASYITGEVININGGMYS